One Oncorhynchus masou masou isolate Uvic2021 chromosome 27, UVic_Omas_1.1, whole genome shotgun sequence genomic window carries:
- the LOC135515789 gene encoding zinc finger protein RFP-like, which translates to MASSSSVLAEEQFLCSICLDVFTEPVSIQCGHNFCMACIRKYWDGNDMCQCPMCKKTFYKRPDLFINTFISEMAAQFRKSVEVKATSSSDQLPAKTGEVSCDICTGMKLKALKSCLVCQTSYCETHLEPHQRVAALKRHKLINPVENLEDRMCKKHDRLLELFCRTDQTCVCQFCTEAKHKTHNTVPLEEEYGEKMAELGKMMAVVQQMMHTRSRKVKEIKHSVELSKRVAERKILDSVQVFTALVRSIERSQAELIEVVKEKQKKAERQAEGLIKELEREITELQRRSTKLEQLSHTEDHLHLLQSFPSLCTLPPTKDWSKISVHSDLYVGTGRRVVSQLEETLNKEMDKVKLKRAQRYAVDVTLDPDTANPYIILSKSGKEVRYQQKQQDLLDNPKRFSTCPCVLGTKGVSSGRSYYEVTVKGKTKWDLGVARESINRKGNITLSPKDGYWTVALRERCKYLACTSTPVLLSLREKPQKVGVFVDYEEGQVSFYDVEARSHIYSFTGCTFTKKLYPYLGPCANFGDENSAPLIISPVNHTD; encoded by the coding sequence ATGGCGTCCTCCAGCAGTGTCCTCGCTGAAGAGCAGTTCCTGTGCTCCATCTGTCTGGATGTGTTCACTGAGCCGGTCTCTATTCAATGTGGACACAACTTCTGCATGGCCTGTATCAGGAAGTATTGGGATGGCAATGACATGTGCCAGTGTCCCATgtgtaaaaaaacattttataagAGACCAGATCTGTTCATCAATACATTCATTTCTGAGATGGCTGCTCAGTTCAGGAAATCAGTTGAAGTGAAAGCCACCAGCAGCTCAGACCAACTCCCTGCCAAAACTGGAGAAGTCTCCTGTGACATCTGCACTGGGATGAAGCTCAAGGCCCTGAAGTCCTGCCTGGTGTGTCAGACCTCTTACTGTGAGACTCACCTGGAGCCTCATCAGAGAGTCGCAGCCTTAAAGAGACACAAGCTGATCAACCCTGTGGAGAACCTGGAAGACAGGATGTGCAAGAAGCACGACAGACTCCTGGAGCTGTTCTGTAGGACTGATCAGACATGTGTGTGTCAGTTCTGCACTGAGGCAAAACACAAGACTCACAACACAGTCCCTCTAGAGGAAGAGTATGGAGAGAAGATGGCTGAACTGGGGAAGATGATGGCAGTAGTACAGCAGATGATGCATACAAGATCTAGAAAGGTTAAGGAGATCAAACACTCTGTAGAGCTCAGCAAGAGAGTTGCAGAGAGAAAGATATTAGACAGTGTGCAGGTATTCACTGCTCTGGTTCGCTCCATTGAGAGAAGTCAGGCTGAGCTCATTGAGGTGGTCAAAGAGAAGCAGAAAAAAGCAGAGAGGCAGGCTGAAGGGCTCATTAAAGAGCTGGAGCGGGAAatcactgagctacagaggagaaGCACTAAGCtggagcagctctcacacactgaggaccacctccacctcctacaGAGCTTCCCATCTCTTTGTACCCTTCCACCCACCAAGGACTGGTCTAAGATCAGTGTTCACAGTGATCTGTATGTGGGGACTGGGAGGAGAGTTGTGTCCCAACTGGAGGAGACACTGAATAAAGAGATGGATAAAGTCAAATTGAAGAGGGCGCAGCGCTATGCAGTGGATGTGACTCTGGACCCTGATACGGCAAACCCCTATATCATCCTGTCGAAAAGTGGGAAAGAAGTGAGATATCAACAGAAACAACAAGATCTCCTTGACAACCCAAAGAGGTTTTCCACCTGTCCCTGTGTCCTTGGAACTAAAGGTGTCTCCTCGGGAAGATCTTACTATGAGGTGACTGTTAAGGGAAAGACTAAGTGGGATTTAGGAGTGGCCAGAGAGTCCATCAACAGGAAGGGAAATATCACACTGAGCCCTAAGGATGGTTACTGGACTGTGGCACTGAGGGAAAGGTGTAAGTACCTAGCCTGTACCtccacacctgtcctcctctccctgagAGAGAAGCCCCAGAAGGTGGGGGTGTTTGTGGATTATGAGGAGGGTCAGGTCTCCTTTTAtgatgtggaggccaggtctcatATCTACTCGTTCACTGGCTGCACTTTCACTAAGAAACTATATCCATACTTAGGACCTTGTGCTAATTTTGGGGATGAAAACTCTGCTCCTCTGATTATCTCTCCTGTCAATCACACAGACTGA